A genomic stretch from Primulina huaijiensis isolate GDHJ02 chromosome 14, ASM1229523v2, whole genome shotgun sequence includes:
- the LOC140957046 gene encoding uncharacterized CRM domain-containing protein At3g25440, chloroplastic, whose product MRRCTIFSKTRLIPPIKSESVLQLLRPAWNTSSSSCSQEPTLLIRYSGHFNCESQRIYPLRKFLPHLSCGYLLANDSFGKRSYMFDHRNLSSRWQIARIMSDASVFELKTDGDVVRFDIGEPGGELGSRKKAKLKAKQDKLSRKRKLNELRFYRLKAKKKMNSPNPEVRMRYKLEKAKRKEAWLIEKLRKYGVPKALPETYDPEILTEEERFYLKRTGEKKKNYVPLGRRGVFGGVVLNMHLHWKKHETVKVVCKPCKPGQVHQYAEELARLSKGIVIDIKPNNIILFYRGKNYVQPDVMSPPDTLSKAKALEKYRYEQSLEHTSEFIEKLDNELEEYHKHVARFKKDRSAVLGE is encoded by the exons ATGCGTAGATGTACCATCTTCAGCAAAACTCGCCTGATTCCACCTATCAAAAG TGAGTCTGTCCTTCAATTACTCCGTCCTGCATGGAACACTTCAAGTTCTTCATGTTCACAAGAACCTACTTTGTTGATTCGATATTCGGGTCATTTCAACTGTGAAAGCCAGAGAATTTATCCGTTGAGGAAATTTCTTCCACATTTGTCATGTGGATACTTGTTAGCAAATGATTCATTTGGTAAAAGATCCTACATGTTTGATCATCGAAATCTTTCTTCGAGGTGGCAAATTGCTAGAATCATGAGCGATGCTTCAGTTTTTGAGCTGAAAACGGATGGAGATGTTGTCAGGTTTGACATTGGTGAGCCAGGTGGCGAACTAGGATCTCGAAAGAAAGCAAAGCTGAAAGCAAAACAGGACAAATTGTCTAGAaaacgaaagctgaatgaacTTAGGTTTTACAGGTTGAaagcaaagaagaaaatgaattcTCCGAATCCTGAAGTTAGAATGAGATACAAGCTAGAAAAG GCAAAAAGGAAGGAAGCATGGTTGATTGAGAAATTAAGGAAATATGGGGTGCCAAAAGCACTGCCTGAAACCTATGATCCCGAAATATTGACTGAAGAGGAAAGGTTTTATCTGAAGCGTACTggtgagaaaaagaaaaattatgttCCGCTTGGGAGACGAGGGGTATTTGGTGGCGTGGTTCTTAATATGCATCTTCATTGGAAGAAGCACGAGACAGTGAAAGTTGTGTGCAAGCCTTGCAAGCCTGGACAAGTGCATCAATATGCTGAGGAGCTTGCTAGGTTGAGCAAAGGCATTGTTATCGACATAAagccaaataatataatattattttatcgagGGAAGAATTATGTTCAACCTGATGTCATGTCACCCCCAGATACTCTGTCTAAAGCGAAG GCTCTGGAAAAATATCGTTACGAGCAGTCCTTGGAGCATACAAGTGAGTTCATTGAAAAATTGGATAATGAACTGGAAGAATATCATAAACATGTAGCTCGGTTTAAAAAGGATCGAAGTGCGGTGTTGGGGGAGTGA
- the LOC140957045 gene encoding protein LNK1-like isoform X1, which produces MLGKQSGVCSSDSKSSGGIPSVTFDSTKDGFKSNTDSEGRVFSASNSFFGNRSTPVYSHSLSFPLSDLTHTRNSLNLFENTSSTDFLYDDLPEIGCFDDVDRIFRRSYSTFGLEDSKEDELGWLSSDYDKGESGEALRSDFGFPCHDTSMRANVSENQGSSKSYTELSEARILMKGVSCTQEKSDSSTSFVNGLGICDGKYCFIPEEQMNECKHMEEKRNEPNFGNGSNSYLGNLPYELNQLSSGTTSLQGYPSEHMSQRLRATGPDSFFCPLSGNDNGADTYTFQSNLSSQSTSLMEQASIQDPGLVGNQVKLCGDTFENAADAGGVSLVIPVEPGSSNKQESSMINMGAEYISLAAASFCQLQLVMEWLDLSTKLCIRDGLYRLAQSAEQRLNHANSLGNSSGGSFMAEETNNCTGHIIMETGTNPIDRSIAQLLFHRSSDSSVIFAHDV; this is translated from the exons ATGTTGGGAAAACAAAGTGGCGTGTGTTCATCTGACAGCAAGTCAAGTGGAGGAATTCCAAGTGTAACTTTTGACAGTACAAAGGATGGCTTCAAAAGCAATACAGATTCCGAGGGTCGCGTGTTCTCAGCGAGCAATAGCTTTTTCGGCAACAGGAGCACTCCTGTTTATAGCCATTCTCTTAGCTTTCCTCTCAGTGACCTAACTCACACGCGAAATAGTCTCAATTTGTTTGAGAACACATCTTCTACTGATTTCCTATATGATGATTTACCTGAAATAGGTTGCTTCGACGATGTTGACAGGATATTTAG AAGAAGTTATTCAACATTTGGTCTTGAAGACAGCAAAGAGGATGAGCTTGGTTGGTTATCATCAGATTATGATAAAGGAGAGTCAGGAGAAGCGTTGCGGTCAGATTTCGGGTTTCCATGTCATGACACAAGCATGCGAGCAAATGTATCAGAAAATCAGGGCTCCTCTAAGAGCTATACTGAATTGAGTGAGGCACGAATTTTGATGAAAGGTGTCTCTTGTACCCAGGAGAAATCTGATTCTTCTACATCTTTTGTGAATGGACTTGGCATATGTGATGGCAAATATTGTTTTATTCCTGAAGAGCAG ATGAATGAGTGCAAACACATGGAGGAAAAAAGAAATGAACCTAACTTTGGAAATGGTAGCAACAGTTACCTTGGCAATTTACCATATGAACTAAATCAGCTTTCTTCTGGAACCACTTCTCTTCAGGGTTACCCATCTGAACATATGAGTCAGCGACTGCGAGCGACTGGACCCGATTCCTTCTTTTGTCCACTATCAGGGAATGATAATGGAGCGGACACATATACTTTTCAAAGTAATCTATCTTCTCAAAGTACAAGTTTGATGGAGCAGGCTTCCATACAGGATCCTGGACTGGTGGGAAACCAAGTCAAACTTTGTGGAGATACATTTGAGAATGCTGCTGATGCTGGAGGAGTCAGCTTGGTAATTCCAGTCGAACCAGGCTCTTCAAATAAACAAGAGAGCTCAATGATCAATATGGGTGCCGAATATATCTCACTGGCAGCAGCTAGTTTTTGCCAGCTTCAGCTTGTTATGGAATGG TTGGATTTGAGTACAAAGCTGTGCATACGGGATGGTTTATACCGTTTGGCTCAAAGTGCTGAACAAAGGCTCAACCATGCAAACTCACTTGGTAATTCTAGTGGTGGATCATTCATGGCTGAAGAAACAAACAA CTGCACCGGTCACATAATTATGGAAACAGGCACAAATCCTATAGATCGATCAATAGCACAGTTGTTGTTTCACCGATCTTCAGATTCATCGGTGATATTCGCCCATGATGTGTAA
- the LOC140957045 gene encoding protein LNK1-like isoform X2 has protein sequence MLGKQSGVCSSDSKSSGGIPSVTFDSTKDGFKSNTDSEGRVFSASNSFFGNRSTPVYSHSLSFPLSDLTHTRNSLNLFENTSSTDFLYDDLPEIGCFDDVDRIFRRSYSTFGLEDSKEDELGWLSSDYDKGESGEALRSDFGFPCHDTSMRANVSENQGSSKSYTELSEARILMKGVSCTQEKSDSSTSFVNGLGICDGKYCFIPEEQGYPSEHMSQRLRATGPDSFFCPLSGNDNGADTYTFQSNLSSQSTSLMEQASIQDPGLVGNQVKLCGDTFENAADAGGVSLVIPVEPGSSNKQESSMINMGAEYISLAAASFCQLQLVMEWLDLSTKLCIRDGLYRLAQSAEQRLNHANSLGNSSGGSFMAEETNNCTGHIIMETGTNPIDRSIAQLLFHRSSDSSVIFAHDV, from the exons ATGTTGGGAAAACAAAGTGGCGTGTGTTCATCTGACAGCAAGTCAAGTGGAGGAATTCCAAGTGTAACTTTTGACAGTACAAAGGATGGCTTCAAAAGCAATACAGATTCCGAGGGTCGCGTGTTCTCAGCGAGCAATAGCTTTTTCGGCAACAGGAGCACTCCTGTTTATAGCCATTCTCTTAGCTTTCCTCTCAGTGACCTAACTCACACGCGAAATAGTCTCAATTTGTTTGAGAACACATCTTCTACTGATTTCCTATATGATGATTTACCTGAAATAGGTTGCTTCGACGATGTTGACAGGATATTTAG AAGAAGTTATTCAACATTTGGTCTTGAAGACAGCAAAGAGGATGAGCTTGGTTGGTTATCATCAGATTATGATAAAGGAGAGTCAGGAGAAGCGTTGCGGTCAGATTTCGGGTTTCCATGTCATGACACAAGCATGCGAGCAAATGTATCAGAAAATCAGGGCTCCTCTAAGAGCTATACTGAATTGAGTGAGGCACGAATTTTGATGAAAGGTGTCTCTTGTACCCAGGAGAAATCTGATTCTTCTACATCTTTTGTGAATGGACTTGGCATATGTGATGGCAAATATTGTTTTATTCCTGAAGAGCAG GGTTACCCATCTGAACATATGAGTCAGCGACTGCGAGCGACTGGACCCGATTCCTTCTTTTGTCCACTATCAGGGAATGATAATGGAGCGGACACATATACTTTTCAAAGTAATCTATCTTCTCAAAGTACAAGTTTGATGGAGCAGGCTTCCATACAGGATCCTGGACTGGTGGGAAACCAAGTCAAACTTTGTGGAGATACATTTGAGAATGCTGCTGATGCTGGAGGAGTCAGCTTGGTAATTCCAGTCGAACCAGGCTCTTCAAATAAACAAGAGAGCTCAATGATCAATATGGGTGCCGAATATATCTCACTGGCAGCAGCTAGTTTTTGCCAGCTTCAGCTTGTTATGGAATGG TTGGATTTGAGTACAAAGCTGTGCATACGGGATGGTTTATACCGTTTGGCTCAAAGTGCTGAACAAAGGCTCAACCATGCAAACTCACTTGGTAATTCTAGTGGTGGATCATTCATGGCTGAAGAAACAAACAA CTGCACCGGTCACATAATTATGGAAACAGGCACAAATCCTATAGATCGATCAATAGCACAGTTGTTGTTTCACCGATCTTCAGATTCATCGGTGATATTCGCCCATGATGTGTAA
- the LOC140957836 gene encoding potassium transporter 7-like, with product MAEGSSRGESDLSSLDSVDSRWVYQDEEWSQTVNDGEEEGGGGGGAEDSPRQLDSDDEDSGEYKLIRTEPRIDPFDVEALEVRGAQRNTFENVTLARKIVLAFLTLGVVFGDVGTSPLYTFSVMFSKAPANGKEDVLGALSLVLYTLILIPLIKYALIVLWANDDGEGGTFALYSLICRHAKVSLLPNQLPSDTRISIFKLEVPSTELDRSLKIKERLEASLALKKLLLMLVLAGTSMVIADGVVTPAMSVISAVDGLKIGVSGIKQDHVVVISVSFLIILFSVQRYGTSKVGIVIGPVLFIWFCSLGAIGIYNLIKYDTRVLRAFNPIHIYYFFKRNSTNAWYSLGGCLLCATGSEAMFADLCYFSVRSVQLTFVFLVLPCLLLGYLGQAAYLMENHEDTTQAFFSSVPTGVFWPVFLIANVAALIASRTMTTATFSCIKQSIALGCFPRLKIIHTSRKFRGQIYIPVMNWFLLALTLVLVCNISSIYEIGNAYGIAELGVMMMTTILVTLVMLLIWQTNIFIVLSFAIVFLCLELTFFSSVLWSVGDGSWIILVFAIVIFLIMYIWNYGSKLKYETEVKRKMSMDLLRELGPNLGTVRAPGIGLLYNELAKGVPAIFGYFLTTLPAVHSMVIFVCIKYVTASFVPQSERFLFTRVCSRGYHLFRCIARYGYKDVRKENHEIFEKLLIESLEKFIRREAKERSLETDGDDSESEEEYSMSKFLIAPNGSVYSLAVPLLDEFNNRNNFISEASTSEEVKLASTEPMIVDAEESLEMELSILRKAKESGIVYLLGHGNIRARKSSWFIKKLVVNYFYAFLRKNSRRGTANLSVPHSRLIQVGMTYMV from the exons ATGGCGGAGGGATCGTCGAGGGGGGAGAGTGATTTATCGTCGTTGGATTCAGTTGATTCTCGGTGGGTGTATCAAGACGAGGAGTGGTCGCAGACTGTTAACGACGGCGAGGAAGAAGGAGGTGGCGGCGGAGGAGCTGAGGATTCTCCGCGGCAGCTGGATTCTGATGACGAAGACAGCGGCGAGTACAAGTTGATACGTACTGAGCCTAGGATTGATCCGTTTGACGTTGAAGCACTCGAAGTTCGTGGCGCTCAGAGGAATACCTTTGAG AATGTCACTTTGGCTAGGAAAATAGTACTTGCCTTTCTGACTCTTGGGGTTGTTTTTGGAGATGTTGGAACTAGTCCTTTATACACCTTCAGTGTGATGTTTAGCAAAGCACCAGCCAATGGAAAGGAAGATGTTCTTGGTGCATTGTCCCTGGTTTTGTACACCTTAATTCTGATTCCTTTGATCAAGTATGCCCTTATTGTTCTTTGGGCTAACGATGATGGTGAAG GTGGTACATTTGCACTTTACTCATTGATTTGTAGGCATGCTAAAGTTAGTCTTTTACCCAACCAACTTCCATCAGATACTCGTATATCAATCTTTAAACTAGAGGTGCCATCAACTGAGCTGGATAGGTCACTGAAGATAAAGGAAAGACTTGAAGCCTCCCTGGCTTTGAAAAAGCTTCTCCTGATGTTGGTTCTTGCTGGTACTTCTATGGTGATAGCTGATGGTGTTGTTACACCGGCTATGTCAG TGATATCCGCTGTTGATGGCTTAAAGATTGGAGTGTCTGGGATCAAGCAAG ATCACGTGGTGGTGATCTCAGTTTCATTTCTTATAATACTATTCAGTGTCCAGAGGTATGGAACCAGTAAAGTGGGAATTGTAATAGGTCCTGTGTTGTTTATATGGTTTTGTTCTCTTGGTGCCATTGGCATATACAACCTCATCAAGTATGATACTCGAGTTTTGCGGGCATTTAATccaattcatatatattatttcttcaAGCGCAACTCAACAAACGCCTGGTACTCCTTAGGGGGCTGTCTTCTTTGTGCAACAG GTTCTGAGGCAATGTTTGCAGATCTTTGCTATTTTTCTGTGAGATCTGTTCAG CTCACGTTTGTGTTTCTTGTGTTGCCTTGCCTTCTGCTGGGTTATCTGGGTCAAGCTGCTTATCTCATGGAGAACCATGAGGACACAACACAGGCTTTTTTCTCTTCAGTTCCAa CTGGAGTTTTCTGGCCTGTCTTCCTCATAGCTAATGTGGCTGCATTGATTGCCAGCAGGACTATGACTACTGCGACTTTCTCTTGTATTAAGCAGTCCATAGCACTTGGCTGCTTCCCACGTCTTAAAATTATACATACCTCAAGGAAATTCAGGGGCCAAATTTATATTCCAGTCATGAACTGGTTTTTGCTGGCGTTGACCCTGGTGTTGGTGTGCAATATCTCAAGTATTTATGAGATTGGAAATGCATATG GCATTGCAGAACTTGGAGTCATGATGATGACCACAATCTTAGTAACTCTTGTGATGCTTCTCATATGGCagacaaatatttttattgtgctGAGTTTTGCTATCGTTTTCTTGTGTTTGGAGTTGACCTTTTTTTCTTCAGTTTTATGGAGTGTGGGGGATGGAAGTTGGATCATATTGGTTTTTGCCAttgtcatatttttaataatgtaCATCTGGAATTATGGGAGCAAGCTGAAGTATGAAACAGAGGTGAAGCGAAAGATGTCCATGGATTTGTTGCGGGAACTAGGTCCCAACCTAGGTACTGTGAGAGCTCCTGGCATTGGTTTGCTTTACAATGAGCTAGCAAAAGGGGTACCAGCTATATTTGGCTATTTTCTAACCACTCTACCGGCAGTGCATTCAATGGTCATATTTGTATGTATTAAGTATGTCACCGCATCTTTCGTGCCTCAAAGCGAAAGGTTTCTGTTTACAAGAGTCTGCTCCAGAGGCTACCACTTATTCCGTTGCATTGCTAG ATATGGTTACAAGGATGTTCGCAAAGAAAACCATGAGATCTTTGAGAAATTGCTGATTGAGAGCCTCGAAAAGTTTATTCGCCGGGAAGCTAAAGAAAGGTCGCTGGAAACCGATGGAGATGACTCGGAATCTGAAGAGGAGTATTCTATGTCGAAGTTTTTGATAGCTCCCAATGGAAGCGTTTATTCGCTTGCCGTCCCTCTTCTGGATGAGTTTAATAACAGAAACAATTTCATTTCAGAAGCAAGCACCTCAGAAGAGGTAAAACTAGCTTCCACTGAGCCGATGATAGTTGATGCTGAAGAAAGTCTTGAGATGGAGCTTTCTATTTTACGCAAGGCTAAGGAATCTGGAATCGTGTATCTTCTTGGGCACGGAAACATTCGAGCAAGAAAAAGTTCTTGGTTTATTAAGAAGCTTGTTGTAAATTATTTCTACGCATTCTTGAGAAAGAACAGCAGGAGGGGTACCGCAAATTTGAGTGTTCCACACTCACGTTTGATACAGGTGGGGATGACTTACATGGTCTAA